The following coding sequences are from one Pseudonocardia sp. HH130630-07 window:
- a CDS encoding helix-turn-helix domain-containing protein gives MAATGHVGKRLVELRLWRGMQARVVADLAGISPGYLSMLEAGERALNKRSTLEAIANALRVAPSELGALPTDTVLNPEVAEALGTLPDLEAALTDVEPREATVTPRPLDAVVAELDYADAELRPRSKIVEQMQIAPRLVREANSLYDAEPGRRGEVLEAIGRTYKLANVSSLALGARSVASLAASAMRDVTAELGPEWAGAVAFARNSALSAGGRERVLARATKTLDGLDKSEDRQRQVAGMLHLQSGLAAATLADGEGAREHVGEARNLARPGDEFGALAIGFGPDNVDFWAMAVEIELGEPGRAMSIADRAIPERHPSWSRQSAFHLDRARAQSSEKKYRKPAVWSLVRAEMLHPVSTRTSVWARSVTGDLLRTVKRDSPEGRELRGLGYRMGIAPS, from the coding sequence ATGGCAGCCACCGGTCATGTAGGGAAGCGCCTCGTCGAACTGCGGCTCTGGCGTGGCATGCAGGCACGGGTTGTCGCCGACTTGGCCGGGATCAGCCCGGGCTACCTGAGCATGCTGGAGGCCGGCGAGCGAGCGCTGAACAAGCGCTCCACGCTGGAGGCCATCGCGAACGCGCTGCGGGTCGCACCGTCCGAGCTGGGTGCGCTGCCGACTGACACGGTGCTGAACCCGGAGGTGGCGGAGGCGCTGGGCACGCTGCCCGATCTGGAAGCGGCCCTGACCGACGTCGAGCCGCGCGAGGCGACCGTCACGCCCCGCCCGCTGGACGCCGTCGTGGCCGAGCTGGATTACGCGGACGCCGAGCTGCGGCCCCGGAGCAAGATCGTCGAACAGATGCAGATCGCACCGAGACTGGTCCGCGAGGCCAACTCCCTCTACGACGCCGAGCCGGGGCGCCGAGGTGAGGTGCTGGAGGCGATCGGGCGGACCTACAAGCTCGCCAACGTGTCCTCCCTCGCCCTCGGTGCCCGGTCGGTGGCGAGCCTGGCAGCCTCGGCGATGCGCGACGTCACGGCGGAGCTGGGGCCGGAGTGGGCCGGTGCCGTCGCCTTCGCGCGGAACAGCGCGCTGTCGGCCGGTGGCCGGGAGCGGGTCCTGGCCCGCGCGACCAAGACCCTTGACGGCTTGGACAAGAGCGAGGATCGGCAACGACAGGTCGCCGGGATGCTCCACCTCCAGAGCGGTCTCGCGGCGGCGACGCTGGCTGACGGTGAGGGCGCCCGGGAGCATGTCGGGGAGGCCCGGAACCTGGCCCGGCCCGGCGACGAGTTCGGTGCGCTGGCGATCGGATTCGGGCCGGACAACGTCGACTTCTGGGCGATGGCCGTAGAGATCGAGCTGGGCGAGCCCGGTCGGGCGATGTCGATCGCAGACCGCGCGATCCCGGAGCGGCACCCGAGCTGGAGCAGACAGTCCGCGTTCCACCTGGACCGGGCGCGTGCTCAGTCCAGCGAGAAGAAGTACCGGAAGCCCGCGGTGTGGTCGCTGGTACGCGCCGAGATGCTGCACCCCGTGTCGACGAGGACGAGTGTGTGGGCGCGGTCGGTGACCGGAGATCTGCTGCGCACCGTGAAGCGGGACAGCCCGGAGGGCCGGGAACTGCGCGGCCTCGGCTACCGGATGGGCATCGCTCCGTCCTGA
- a CDS encoding lipopolysaccharide biosynthesis protein: MRSARQEMANPLYRNAYALMLNTVVNSGFGLLYWVFAARVFSTEEVGRGNALVNLMLLISVLTSLNFGQAIIRFLPTAGRDSRSLVRLAYGTSAAAAVVGATAVMAYCHFFYAPGDPLHVSFGFGAWFVVSTAAWSIFNLQDQVLTGVRSAMWVVLENGVYGLVKLVLLVVVAAFSVTDGVFTSWSAPVIALLVPFTLLISRRLLPRHSAESAAEPGSGAPDRPTLVRYMAGDYLGQVFNQAMSSFLPVLVVMVISQAASAYLLPAQTVFQAMSMLSVAITSALVVEGARRPERAHLFARAVLRRILLIVVPSSLLIALAAPLLLWFYGPEYVENSTTVLQLLMLSMVPRVVVTLWMTKSRLANRTFGLAVQQAVHALIVLGGIPLLAPVLGVDVVGWAWLAGELVLAIAFAPSVIRWLRQPAPPERPDDVGTGPIGGPVGGPDDPTHEIPRVREP; this comes from the coding sequence GTGCGTTCGGCCCGTCAGGAGATGGCGAACCCGCTCTACCGCAACGCCTACGCGTTGATGTTGAACACGGTGGTCAACTCCGGGTTCGGGCTCCTCTACTGGGTGTTCGCGGCGCGGGTGTTCAGCACCGAGGAGGTCGGCCGGGGCAACGCCCTGGTCAACCTGATGCTGCTGATCTCGGTCCTGACCTCGCTGAACTTCGGCCAGGCCATCATCCGCTTCCTCCCGACGGCCGGGCGGGACTCGCGCTCGCTGGTCCGGCTCGCCTACGGGACGTCCGCGGCCGCCGCGGTGGTCGGGGCGACGGCCGTCATGGCGTACTGCCACTTCTTCTACGCGCCGGGTGACCCGCTGCACGTCTCGTTCGGGTTCGGTGCGTGGTTCGTCGTCTCCACCGCGGCCTGGTCCATCTTCAACCTGCAGGACCAGGTGCTCACCGGGGTCCGCTCGGCCATGTGGGTGGTGCTGGAGAACGGCGTCTACGGGCTGGTGAAGCTCGTCCTGCTGGTCGTGGTCGCCGCGTTCTCGGTCACCGACGGCGTGTTCACGTCGTGGAGCGCGCCGGTGATCGCGCTGCTGGTGCCGTTCACCCTGCTGATCTCGCGCCGGCTGCTGCCGCGGCACTCGGCCGAGTCCGCCGCCGAGCCCGGCTCCGGTGCCCCGGACCGGCCGACCCTGGTCCGGTACATGGCGGGCGACTACCTGGGCCAGGTGTTCAACCAGGCCATGTCGTCGTTCCTGCCGGTCCTCGTCGTCATGGTGATCAGTCAGGCCGCCAGCGCCTACCTGCTGCCCGCGCAGACCGTCTTCCAGGCCATGAGCATGCTGTCGGTGGCGATCACCTCGGCGCTGGTCGTCGAGGGGGCGCGGCGGCCCGAGCGGGCGCACCTGTTCGCCAGGGCCGTGCTGCGCCGGATCCTGCTGATCGTCGTCCCGTCGTCACTGCTGATCGCGCTCGCGGCGCCGCTGCTGCTGTGGTTCTACGGGCCGGAGTACGTCGAGAACTCCACCACCGTGCTGCAGCTGCTGATGCTGTCGATGGTGCCGCGGGTGGTGGTGACGCTGTGGATGACCAAGTCCCGGCTCGCGAACCGCACCTTCGGGCTCGCGGTGCAGCAGGCGGTGCACGCGCTCATCGTGCTCGGCGGGATCCCGCTGCTGGCACCGGTGCTCGGCGTCGACGTCGTGGGATGGGCCTGGCTGGCCGGCGAGCTGGTCCTGGCGATCGCGTTCGCGCCGTCGGTGATCCGGTGGCTGCGCCAGCCGGCCCCGCCGGAGCGTCCGGACGACGTCGGCACCGGCCCGATCGGGGGGCCGGTGGGCGGTCCGGACGACCCGACGCACGAGATCCCGCGGGTCCGCGAGCCCTGA
- a CDS encoding FAD-dependent monooxygenase, whose product MTVYERNPRGRTHGFAVTFGEDLLDEAHRCDPVSARWLRSSARLWNAQSVLVGDARPVHLGGKYGYSIARVTMVDLLIRRAEQLGVDLRFDTPAPPRAEIDADVVVATDGAGSRLREARREHFGTTIETGESPYLWLGTERDSATFLFAYERTDAGWISIHVYPSSNGLSTCIVDCEQPTWLGLGFDTMAGPEALKTLQEIFDRALDGHRMLPPPTGLPDAPWLRFREVRNLTWRDGNLVLAGDAAHTTHFGIGSGTQLAIEDAIGLADALYGATGAPRDVVDLGCADGRGAALAAYDARRRAVLGPIQDMARRNMHWFEQANRRLERGEDPVEFAWALLGRRGDMGRLHYQLHRATQFGPLRQVRRGMTTARRVRRAARRGDLGRPGGPTG is encoded by the coding sequence GTGACGGTCTACGAGCGGAATCCACGGGGCCGGACCCACGGATTCGCCGTCACGTTCGGGGAGGATCTGCTCGACGAGGCGCACCGCTGCGACCCGGTCAGCGCACGCTGGCTGCGGTCCTCGGCGCGATTGTGGAACGCCCAGTCGGTCCTGGTCGGCGACGCCCGCCCGGTGCACCTGGGCGGCAAGTACGGGTACAGCATCGCCCGGGTCACGATGGTCGACCTGCTCATCCGCCGGGCCGAGCAGCTCGGCGTCGACCTGCGGTTCGACACTCCGGCGCCGCCGCGGGCGGAGATCGACGCCGACGTGGTCGTCGCGACCGACGGTGCGGGCTCGCGTCTGCGGGAGGCCCGCCGCGAGCACTTCGGGACGACGATCGAGACGGGGGAGAGCCCGTACCTGTGGCTCGGTACCGAGCGCGACTCGGCGACGTTCCTGTTCGCCTACGAGCGGACCGACGCCGGGTGGATCTCGATCCACGTCTACCCGTCGTCGAACGGGCTGAGCACCTGCATCGTGGACTGCGAGCAGCCGACCTGGCTCGGCCTCGGGTTCGACACGATGGCCGGGCCGGAGGCGCTGAAGACCCTGCAGGAGATCTTCGACCGGGCGCTCGACGGGCACCGGATGCTCCCGCCGCCCACCGGGCTGCCCGACGCGCCGTGGCTGCGTTTCCGTGAGGTCCGCAACCTGACCTGGCGGGACGGGAACCTGGTCCTCGCCGGGGACGCCGCGCACACGACGCACTTCGGCATCGGGTCCGGGACCCAGCTCGCGATCGAGGACGCGATCGGCCTGGCCGACGCGCTCTACGGTGCGACCGGGGCCCCGCGCGACGTCGTCGACCTCGGCTGCGCGGACGGCCGGGGGGCCGCACTCGCTGCCTACGACGCCCGCCGCCGTGCGGTGCTCGGCCCGATCCAGGACATGGCCCGGCGCAACATGCACTGGTTCGAGCAGGCCAACCGGCGGCTGGAGCGGGGCGAGGACCCGGTCGAGTTCGCCTGGGCGCTGCTCGGCCGGCGCGGGGACATGGGCCGGTTGCACTACCAGCTGCACCGCGCCACCCAGTTCGGTCCGCTGCGCCAGGTCCGGCGCGGGATGACGACCGCCCGCCGGGTGCGGCGCGCGGCGAGGCGCGGGGACCTGGGCCGCCCCGGTGGGCCGACCGGTTGA
- a CDS encoding FAD-dependent monooxygenase: MKIVCVGGGPAGLYLGILARLRSRGRAEVVVAERNAPGTASGFAVTLGEDILDELYRTDPEGAPAIRAAAHVWDSQVVEVAGRTVHLGGRYGYSIGRARLLEVLARRAQQVGVDLRFETAVAPDGDLTADPLTADADVVVGADGVNSAIRAHRAEAFGARVSHGENRYVWFGTSKPFRPFTFAFERTDAGWIWFHAYPAADCLSTCIVECTPETWTGLGLDTMAPDDAMRMLEKIFARTLGGHSLIAPPGMGSSPWLQFREVRTMSWRDGNVVLAGDAAHTTHFAIGSGTVLAVADSIALAEELFPGDGHEPGVLPALAAYDARRRARMLPIQDMARRSMEWFETVPRRLDAADPVDFAWSLLDRRGDQGRLHRRLHDVTQVDPVREVRRRLTTARRVRRAVGRGEIAPAQAPGELLQG, encoded by the coding sequence GTGAAGATCGTCTGTGTCGGTGGCGGACCCGCCGGGCTGTACCTGGGCATCCTGGCCCGGTTGCGGTCCCGGGGCCGGGCCGAGGTCGTCGTGGCGGAGCGGAACGCGCCGGGCACGGCGTCCGGGTTCGCGGTCACGCTGGGCGAGGACATCCTCGACGAGCTGTACCGGACCGACCCCGAGGGCGCCCCGGCGATCCGGGCCGCCGCGCACGTCTGGGACAGCCAGGTCGTCGAGGTCGCCGGGCGCACGGTGCACCTGGGCGGCCGTTACGGGTACTCGATCGGCCGCGCGCGGCTGCTCGAGGTGCTCGCCCGGCGGGCCCAGCAGGTCGGGGTGGACCTGCGGTTCGAGACGGCGGTCGCGCCGGACGGGGACCTCACCGCCGATCCGCTGACCGCCGACGCCGACGTCGTCGTCGGCGCGGACGGGGTGAACAGCGCCATCCGTGCGCACCGGGCCGAGGCGTTCGGTGCCCGGGTCAGCCACGGCGAGAACCGCTACGTGTGGTTCGGCACCAGCAAGCCGTTCCGGCCGTTCACGTTCGCGTTCGAACGGACCGACGCCGGCTGGATCTGGTTCCACGCCTACCCGGCCGCGGACTGCCTGAGCACCTGCATCGTGGAGTGCACGCCGGAGACCTGGACGGGCCTCGGCCTGGACACGATGGCCCCCGACGACGCGATGCGGATGCTGGAGAAGATCTTCGCCCGCACGCTGGGCGGGCACTCGCTGATCGCCCCGCCGGGGATGGGCTCGTCGCCGTGGCTGCAGTTCCGCGAGGTCCGCACCATGTCCTGGCGGGACGGCAACGTCGTGCTAGCCGGGGACGCCGCGCACACCACGCACTTCGCGATCGGCTCGGGCACGGTGCTCGCCGTCGCCGACTCCATCGCGCTCGCCGAGGAGCTCTTCCCCGGCGACGGGCACGAGCCCGGTGTCCTGCCCGCACTGGCCGCCTACGACGCGCGCCGCCGGGCCCGGATGCTGCCGATCCAGGACATGGCCCGGCGCAGCATGGAGTGGTTCGAGACCGTGCCGCGCCGGCTGGACGCCGCCGACCCGGTCGACTTCGCGTGGTCGTTGCTGGACCGTCGCGGCGACCAGGGCCGGCTGCACCGGCGGCTGCACGACGTGACCCAGGTCGACCCGGTCCGTGAGGTCCGTCGCCGGCTGACGACCGCCCGGCGCGTGCGCCGGGCCGTCGGCCGGGGCGAGATCGCCCCGGCCCAGGCACCCGGCGAGCTGCTGCAGGGCTGA